One segment of Oscillospiraceae bacterium MB08-C2-2 DNA contains the following:
- a CDS encoding Eco57I restriction-modification methylase domain-containing protein, whose translation MLEFVLKNTADFLASKPKEERKKIGQFFTSKETAIYMASLFNIGDQKEVSILDPGAGSGILVAALVDRIQHVDTIKTLNITCFENNSCILPLLRLNMKHLQEQSKIKINFQIIDDNYILSQKNAYNNSQAFDQPCDSQKYDWVIGNPPYLKIPKDAPEALSMPNICYGAPNLYFLFASMSIFNLRNGGEMVYIIPRSWTSGAYFKRFREYALSNARITHIHLFVSRDKVFDNEQVLQETIIVKFVKTSQPQESLMITSSASNQDFENSLTFTVPYDTAISGNNLYVYLLTTEEEVLALRKLNKFQYNLEDIGLKMKTGLTVDFRNRELLRTAPGDHIVPLFYSQHIQDGHVVFPIGKDFEYMTDAQVGMIQKNKNYLFVKRFTAKEEKRRLQCGIYLSDSLPDYQFISTQNKINFIDAVDKSCMCEDLVFGLYVIFNSSIYDLYYRILNGSTQVNSTEVNTMPVPSKETLITLGGKLKRKQCLSVEICDALIGELLL comes from the coding sequence ATGTTAGAATTTGTTTTGAAAAACACAGCGGATTTTCTCGCATCTAAACCAAAAGAAGAACGTAAAAAAATTGGTCAGTTTTTTACTTCCAAAGAAACTGCTATATATATGGCCAGCCTTTTTAATATAGGCGATCAAAAAGAAGTTAGTATTTTAGATCCGGGAGCAGGATCAGGAATACTGGTTGCAGCTTTAGTGGATAGGATACAACATGTTGATACTATTAAGACTTTAAATATAACGTGTTTTGAAAATAATAGCTGTATACTTCCCTTGCTTCGCTTAAATATGAAGCACTTACAGGAGCAGTCGAAAATCAAAATAAACTTTCAAATCATAGATGATAATTATATTTTGAGCCAGAAGAATGCATATAACAACTCGCAGGCTTTTGACCAACCTTGTGATAGCCAAAAATATGATTGGGTGATTGGGAATCCCCCCTATTTAAAAATCCCAAAAGATGCGCCAGAAGCACTGTCAATGCCCAATATTTGCTATGGGGCGCCCAATCTTTACTTTTTGTTCGCTAGTATGAGCATATTTAACCTCAGAAATGGTGGTGAAATGGTTTATATCATTCCACGCTCGTGGACATCGGGAGCTTATTTCAAAAGATTCCGTGAATATGCATTGAGCAACGCCAGAATTACACATATTCATTTGTTTGTAAGCCGAGATAAGGTGTTCGACAATGAGCAAGTACTTCAAGAAACTATTATAGTCAAATTTGTTAAGACTTCGCAACCTCAAGAAAGTCTAATGATTACATCTTCGGCAAGCAATCAGGATTTCGAAAATAGTCTTACTTTTACGGTGCCTTATGACACAGCCATAAGTGGTAACAATCTGTATGTCTACCTCCTTACGACCGAGGAAGAAGTGTTGGCTTTGCGTAAGCTGAATAAATTCCAATACAACTTAGAAGATATCGGTTTGAAAATGAAAACTGGACTGACTGTTGACTTCCGAAATCGTGAATTGCTCCGAACTGCTCCGGGCGATCATATTGTGCCGCTGTTTTATTCTCAACATATTCAAGATGGTCATGTTGTCTTTCCTATCGGAAAAGACTTTGAATACATGACTGATGCGCAGGTAGGGATGATACAAAAAAATAAAAACTACCTTTTTGTAAAAAGGTTTACGGCCAAGGAAGAGAAACGGCGGTTACAGTGTGGCATTTACTTATCCGACAGTCTACCAGATTATCAATTCATAAGCACCCAAAATAAAATCAACTTTATTGATGCAGTTGATAAATCATGCATGTGTGAAGACTTGGTTTTTGGCCTTTATGTAATTTTCAATTCATCTATCTATGACCTATATTACAGAATCTTAAATGGTTCTACTCAGGTCAACTCAACAGAGGTAAACACTATGCCGGTTCCCTCGAAAGAAACACTGATCACTCTTGGAGGCAAATTAAAAAGAAAGCAATGCTTGTCTGTAGAAATATGTGATGCATTGATAGGGGAGTTACTTCTATGA
- a CDS encoding recombinase family protein, whose protein sequence is MVIPYGFKKMPDGMVRTIALQIEVVQRIYQRYIDGASLGSIANELEADQVTAPSGKLKWSRSVIDKILSNGKYVPYAIPMELFIETQFEKDTRTNIQTNSDGSTQRKTTRYSSQNVLSGLLVCAECGSNYRRITRPSGEIVWRCADRVERGKASACKFSPTISDVDVKALICKALGLASFNECLINQKVEKIVVGKNNSIELYMIPAEI, encoded by the coding sequence ATGGTGATACCTTATGGCTTTAAAAAAATGCCCGACGGCATGGTGAGGACGATTGCCTTACAGATTGAAGTGGTGCAAAGAATATATCAGCGTTACATTGATGGTGCCAGCTTGGGTTCCATTGCCAACGAACTGGAGGCTGACCAAGTGACTGCTCCGTCTGGCAAACTAAAATGGTCACGATCTGTAATTGATAAAATACTGAGCAACGGAAAGTATGTACCCTATGCCATTCCGATGGAATTATTTATAGAAACTCAGTTTGAAAAAGACACCCGCACCAACATACAAACAAATAGCGATGGCTCCACACAGAGAAAGACCACCCGGTACAGTTCGCAGAACGTACTGAGTGGTCTTTTAGTTTGCGCTGAATGCGGTAGCAACTATCGCCGTATTACAAGGCCAAGCGGCGAGATAGTCTGGCGCTGTGCTGATCGGGTAGAAAGAGGAAAAGCTTCTGCATGCAAATTTTCGCCCACAATTTCTGATGTTGATGTTAAAGCACTAATTTGCAAAGCATTAGGGTTAGCAAGCTTTAATGAATGCCTAATAAATCAAAAAGTTGAAAAGATTGTGGTGGGGAAAAACAACTCAATTGAACTTTACATGATACCAGCAGAAATCTAA
- a CDS encoding ATP-binding protein — protein sequence MKIKALKMKNFRGYSDEVTIDFCNLTTFVGKNDIGKSTILEALDIFFNEGKGVVKIDKDDINKQIALGGDTEIHISICFEDLPESVLIDATNETTLESEYLLNEAGQLEVIKKYPSAGTAKAFVKAFHPTNPSCNELLLKKNAELKAIINGQDIPCADMTKNAVMRASIWNHYRDNLQLAEVEIDITKGDAKPIWEKLQAALPLYSLFQSDRKNSDSDSEVQDPLSEATKQILNDPELRGPLTEIATVVETKLREVSARTLDKLREMNPELANSLNPVIPQAESLKWSDVFKKVSISGDEDIPINKRGSGVKRLILLSFFRAEAERRRAERNSSSIIYAIEEPETSQHTEHQKILVRSFIALSEIPNTQIIITTHSAALVKQLEFENLRLVTANNGAKNVSPVLPGQLPYPSLNEVNFLAFSEITEEYHNELYGFIEGEGQLATYKNGKTTMRYNKLLRDGNLREERLILTEYIRHQIHHPENHNNQKYTPEQLQESILAMRDFIQTIV from the coding sequence ATGAAAATAAAAGCGTTAAAGATGAAAAATTTTAGAGGCTACAGCGATGAAGTAACTATTGATTTCTGTAATCTCACTACTTTTGTTGGGAAAAATGATATTGGTAAGTCTACCATATTAGAGGCTCTCGACATCTTTTTCAATGAGGGTAAGGGCGTGGTTAAGATTGACAAAGATGATATAAATAAGCAGATAGCTTTGGGTGGAGATACGGAAATACATATTTCTATTTGTTTTGAAGATCTGCCTGAAAGTGTTTTGATTGACGCTACTAATGAAACAACTCTAGAATCCGAATATTTATTAAATGAAGCTGGGCAACTAGAAGTAATAAAAAAATATCCTAGCGCTGGAACAGCAAAAGCATTTGTTAAAGCTTTTCATCCGACAAATCCAAGCTGTAATGAACTTCTATTGAAAAAGAATGCTGAGCTTAAAGCGATTATAAATGGTCAGGATATTCCGTGCGCCGATATGACTAAAAATGCTGTTATGCGGGCGTCCATTTGGAACCATTATCGGGATAATTTGCAACTGGCTGAAGTTGAAATAGATATAACCAAAGGCGATGCTAAACCTATTTGGGAGAAACTGCAGGCTGCTTTGCCTCTTTATAGTCTTTTTCAATCTGATAGAAAAAATAGCGATAGCGATAGCGAAGTACAAGATCCTCTTTCGGAGGCAACAAAGCAGATTTTGAATGATCCTGAGTTGAGGGGGCCGCTGACAGAGATTGCTACTGTGGTTGAGACTAAGCTTAGAGAGGTGTCTGCACGAACTCTGGACAAGTTAAGAGAAATGAATCCCGAGCTAGCTAACAGTTTAAATCCAGTCATCCCGCAAGCCGAAAGTCTTAAATGGTCCGATGTCTTTAAAAAGGTATCTATTTCTGGCGATGAAGATATCCCTATTAATAAGCGAGGTAGCGGAGTAAAGCGTCTGATTCTATTAAGCTTTTTTAGGGCAGAAGCTGAGCGAAGAAGGGCTGAGCGAAATAGCTCAAGCATTATTTATGCAATTGAGGAACCCGAAACGTCTCAGCATACAGAGCACCAAAAAATATTAGTGAGGTCATTTATTGCACTTTCTGAGATTCCAAATACTCAAATAATCATTACTACACATAGCGCTGCATTGGTAAAGCAGTTGGAATTTGAAAATCTACGGCTCGTGACTGCCAATAATGGCGCAAAAAACGTATCTCCTGTGTTGCCTGGGCAATTACCGTATCCATCCCTGAATGAAGTTAATTTTTTAGCCTTTTCGGAAATTACAGAAGAATACCACAATGAACTATATGGATTTATTGAAGGAGAGGGGCAATTAGCTACATATAAAAACGGGAAAACTACGATGAGATATAATAAGTTGCTGCGAGATGGGAATCTAAGAGAAGAGCGATTAATTCTCACTGAGTATATTAGGCATCAAATTCATCACCCCGAAAACCATAATAATCAAAAATATACGCCTGAACAGTTGCAAGAGTCTATACTAGCGATGCGGGATTTTATTCAAACCATAGTATAA
- the qatD gene encoding Qat anti-phage system TatD family nuclease QatD yields the protein MIDMHCHLDLYKDPIALLPEVQRCCKYVLAVTTSPRAWQKTKQVFAGIDCVKLALGLHPEVLASKMNEIDMLLSNIPHCEYIGEVGIDGSAQYKSSFLAQKDLFREVISAAEKCGGRIISIHSRNAAKEVLDIIESNLATSTPILHWFSGTVQEVKRANELGCWFSVSPTMLSGEKGKNLVSKMPLSQIVPETDAPFTQKHGVPYMPWEAFAIADVLKDIFHLDADQIKNELVFNTKKLISASDL from the coding sequence ATGATTGACATGCACTGTCACCTTGATTTATATAAAGATCCTATTGCGTTACTTCCAGAAGTCCAACGATGCTGCAAATATGTGCTGGCCGTTACTACTAGCCCTCGTGCTTGGCAAAAAACGAAGCAAGTATTTGCAGGGATCGATTGTGTTAAGTTGGCACTTGGCTTGCATCCGGAAGTTCTCGCCTCAAAAATGAATGAGATTGATATGTTGTTATCGAATATCCCCCATTGTGAATATATCGGGGAAGTTGGCATAGATGGTTCTGCGCAATATAAATCTTCTTTTCTAGCGCAAAAAGATTTATTCAGAGAAGTTATTTCGGCTGCCGAAAAATGTGGTGGAAGGATAATTAGTATTCACTCAAGAAATGCGGCAAAAGAGGTCTTAGATATTATTGAAAGCAATCTGGCCACTAGTACCCCTATTCTCCATTGGTTTTCAGGAACCGTCCAGGAAGTTAAACGAGCCAATGAGCTTGGTTGCTGGTTCAGTGTCAGTCCTACAATGCTTTCAGGGGAAAAAGGTAAAAATCTTGTTTCAAAGATGCCACTTTCGCAAATCGTACCCGAAACAGATGCTCCTTTTACTCAAAAACATGGAGTTCCCTACATGCCTTGGGAGGCTTTTGCAATAGCTGATGTGCTCAAAGATATTTTTCATCTTGATGCTGACCAGATAAAAAATGAATTGGTTTTCAATACAAAGAAACTCATATCTGCATCCGATTTGTAA
- the qatC gene encoding Qat anti-phage system QueC-like protein QatC yields MRKIICYPSSSVPDHFDNDVDYFELFSRPDGSYDNVRPLGLSLPHELKKHGIVPSVTALDFAAFAFSVVAVDKLIPRGDSPDGWTRMIDLTVFLSEPKKWMSVKTKIEKMLKFLTGDFWKLTFQLANSPFIQATYEPRQRDNDCVCLLSGGMDSLVGAIDLLSEKRNPLFVSQIIIGDAKRQVDFANRFGGSNHCQWSIGTLRGPEGSTRARSIAFFAFALLSAAATSETGESTEIIVPENGFISLNVPLDANRIGSLSTKTTHPIYMALLQEIWDALGIKAKLILPYRFKTKGEVLNECKDRQLMEELIFETNSCGKFRRHGLRHCGVCVPCLVRRAAFLEADLHDTTQKGYRYDDISKSNFMDLTAVALAVKQVELSGINKLVKGNLSFASPEDRKSYLGVVSRGINELKNFLEGYDIL; encoded by the coding sequence ATGAGAAAGATAATCTGCTATCCAAGCTCATCAGTGCCAGATCACTTTGACAACGATGTTGATTATTTTGAGTTATTTTCGCGCCCAGACGGTTCTTACGATAACGTCAGGCCATTGGGGCTTTCATTGCCCCATGAATTGAAAAAACACGGTATAGTTCCGTCGGTTACGGCGCTTGATTTTGCTGCCTTTGCATTTTCTGTGGTTGCCGTGGACAAATTGATTCCCAGAGGTGATAGTCCCGATGGATGGACACGAATGATAGATCTAACTGTATTTTTATCTGAGCCCAAAAAATGGATGTCGGTAAAGACAAAAATCGAAAAAATGCTTAAGTTTCTCACGGGGGACTTTTGGAAACTAACCTTCCAACTCGCTAATAGCCCATTCATTCAAGCTACATATGAGCCACGTCAACGAGATAATGACTGCGTCTGCCTGCTTTCCGGCGGCATGGATAGCTTGGTTGGCGCAATAGACCTGCTATCTGAAAAGCGAAATCCACTATTTGTTTCGCAGATCATTATTGGTGATGCAAAACGACAGGTTGATTTTGCTAACCGTTTTGGTGGAAGCAATCACTGCCAGTGGAGTATTGGGACACTAAGGGGACCGGAGGGATCAACCCGTGCCCGCTCCATTGCTTTCTTTGCTTTCGCGCTCTTATCTGCCGCCGCTACTTCAGAAACAGGCGAATCTACAGAAATAATCGTACCAGAAAACGGTTTCATTAGCTTGAATGTTCCTCTAGATGCCAACCGCATCGGAAGCTTAAGCACCAAAACGACCCATCCGATTTATATGGCGTTGCTGCAGGAAATCTGGGATGCACTTGGAATTAAAGCAAAATTAATTTTGCCTTACAGGTTTAAGACTAAAGGTGAGGTTCTTAATGAGTGCAAAGATAGACAACTGATGGAAGAGCTAATTTTTGAAACGAACAGCTGTGGCAAATTTCGACGCCATGGCCTCAGGCACTGTGGCGTATGTGTACCCTGCCTTGTACGCAGAGCAGCATTTTTAGAGGCTGACCTACACGACACCACACAAAAAGGTTATCGTTATGACGATATTAGTAAGTCAAACTTTATGGATTTGACTGCTGTTGCGTTAGCAGTTAAGCAAGTTGAACTTTCCGGTATAAACAAATTAGTTAAAGGAAATCTGTCATTTGCTTCTCCTGAGGATCGGAAGTCCTATTTAGGAGTGGTTTCGCGTGGTATTAATGAACTTAAAAACTTTCTGGAGGGCTACGATATTTTATGA
- the qatB gene encoding Qat anti-phage system associated protein QatB encodes MGTSASHGGPKSGVSFDPPWLDDIDNPETPETPDAPAPQKEAPPVPLLAPPARFRSARQNLGDYIKTGSRDSLRKSLGNYSRTGMGGARNVANRMRHSASIASKLYSSFSALRDGNEPTISSIISNYRTENTDVYGMIDAIAGYICGDGGSLDETSPINSVSDALSDLLDKNPDIDIAALSDDNVWSLVSSFLGYEAFSKIQLDIGRGFETKDVPLGDRITRLKDMREYLESEISSQVNDIRNELENKQPSNLHNVMMTAIERTFEVFEVTV; translated from the coding sequence ATGGGAACCTCTGCATCGCATGGTGGACCAAAATCCGGCGTCTCATTTGACCCCCCTTGGTTGGATGATATTGATAATCCAGAGACTCCAGAGACTCCTGACGCGCCTGCCCCCCAAAAAGAAGCACCTCCAGTGCCATTACTTGCGCCTCCTGCGCGATTTAGGAGTGCTCGTCAAAACTTGGGCGATTACATAAAGACTGGCAGCCGGGATTCTCTAAGAAAATCGTTAGGGAATTACTCGCGCACTGGTATGGGGGGTGCACGGAATGTAGCAAACCGTATGCGTCATTCCGCGAGCATTGCGTCTAAATTATATTCTTCTTTTAGTGCGCTTCGCGACGGCAATGAGCCCACAATAAGTAGCATCATTAGTAATTACCGGACAGAAAATACTGATGTGTATGGGATGATTGACGCTATTGCGGGGTATATTTGCGGTGATGGAGGAAGTTTAGATGAAACTTCTCCAATCAATTCTGTTTCTGATGCATTGAGTGACCTGCTTGACAAGAATCCTGATATTGATATAGCAGCCCTTTCAGATGACAATGTTTGGTCGCTGGTTTCTTCATTTCTTGGCTACGAAGCTTTCAGCAAGATTCAGCTTGATATTGGCCGAGGTTTTGAAACAAAGGATGTCCCTCTTGGTGATCGCATAACTAGGCTAAAAGATATGCGCGAATATTTAGAATCTGAAATTAGTTCTCAGGTAAATGATATTCGTAACGAATTAGAAAACAAGCAGCCTTCAAACCTACATAATGTGATGATGACTGCAATAGAAAGAACTTTCGAAGTATTTGAGGTGACAGTATGA
- a CDS encoding P-loop NTPase fold protein, with amino-acid sequence MWNDAETTQDFLNFSVIANTVAELISESGAKPISIGVSGSWGAGKSSLVKMIGESLKLKDNGKDDKEKNYVFLEFNAWLYQGYDDARAALLQAVSDKLLEESKKRSDMAKDLTGKVKGFISRINWLQVAKMAVPLSMGFVPGGVAVGGVASLMGAITNLLQNKDGEDGAEKSEAVSSAFNTLAPEMKALLKENSSKSTPQQIEKIRAEFAEILKELNITLVILVDDLDRCLPSTAISTLEAMRLLLFVERTAFIIAADEQMIRNSVKAHFADVELSEGLVTSYFDKLIQIPLSVPHLGVAEVKIYLVMLFAELLERRSEIKDGTWEKVKADLLTLLSNAWQGGISKAKIEGVFDSDSIGKMQEYIDMAEQLAGIMVTAEHINGNPRLIKRFLNNLIIRDKVARLNGMSLELSGLVKMQLFERCASPAAFESLVKKSVESKDGKLVFLQEIEAKLESGEDYEPEDANWKTPFITEWLKLEPKLGNMDIRPLLYLSRDKSLSLAAYDELSQKASEIFTALTAVDKDILNELVERIKDIGESEAEKLLTRLGRRGSGNQWDKKNLIAILHITEAYPNLGCRLVNILDTIPPQARKASFIPLLRNKTWASEMLTKWQKDSDTPQPVKTAIAPKGGK; translated from the coding sequence ATGTGGAATGATGCTGAAACAACCCAAGATTTTCTTAACTTTTCTGTAATTGCCAATACGGTTGCCGAACTGATCTCTGAATCAGGAGCCAAGCCAATTTCTATTGGTGTTTCCGGCAGTTGGGGCGCTGGTAAATCGTCACTGGTAAAAATGATAGGTGAATCTTTAAAGCTGAAGGATAACGGCAAAGATGATAAAGAAAAAAATTATGTTTTTCTAGAATTCAACGCATGGCTATACCAAGGCTATGATGATGCCAGAGCAGCTCTATTGCAAGCTGTTTCGGACAAGCTTCTTGAAGAAAGCAAGAAACGTAGCGACATGGCAAAAGACCTTACCGGAAAAGTAAAAGGATTCATTAGTCGCATCAATTGGCTCCAAGTTGCAAAAATGGCCGTTCCGCTATCCATGGGTTTTGTGCCTGGGGGGGTCGCTGTTGGAGGGGTAGCATCTTTAATGGGTGCGATTACTAACCTTCTTCAAAATAAAGACGGCGAAGATGGAGCTGAAAAAAGCGAGGCGGTTAGCTCAGCATTCAATACCCTTGCGCCGGAAATGAAAGCACTGCTTAAAGAAAACTCGTCAAAATCGACACCGCAACAAATAGAGAAGATTCGTGCTGAGTTTGCTGAAATTCTTAAAGAGCTAAACATCACACTGGTTATCTTAGTAGATGACTTGGATCGCTGTTTGCCTTCAACGGCTATTTCGACACTAGAAGCAATGCGGCTTTTGCTTTTTGTGGAGAGGACAGCATTCATTATCGCTGCCGATGAGCAAATGATACGAAACAGCGTAAAGGCGCACTTTGCTGATGTGGAGCTGTCCGAAGGCTTGGTGACAAGTTATTTTGATAAATTAATTCAAATTCCTTTGTCTGTCCCGCATTTAGGCGTTGCAGAAGTAAAAATATATCTTGTAATGTTATTTGCTGAATTGCTGGAGAGAAGAAGTGAGATAAAAGATGGCACTTGGGAGAAAGTTAAAGCTGATTTGCTGACTTTGCTGTCTAACGCTTGGCAGGGAGGCATCTCTAAGGCTAAAATTGAAGGAGTTTTCGATAGTGACTCCATCGGCAAAATGCAGGAGTATATAGATATGGCAGAGCAACTTGCTGGAATTATGGTTACTGCTGAACATATCAATGGAAATCCCCGGCTCATTAAACGCTTTTTGAATAATTTAATAATAAGGGACAAGGTGGCTCGTCTTAATGGCATGTCGCTTGAATTGAGCGGACTTGTCAAGATGCAACTATTTGAACGTTGCGCTTCACCTGCTGCGTTTGAATCTCTCGTTAAAAAATCCGTTGAATCAAAAGATGGAAAGCTGGTTTTTCTCCAAGAAATAGAAGCTAAATTAGAAAGCGGAGAGGATTACGAGCCTGAGGATGCAAACTGGAAGACCCCATTCATTACCGAATGGCTAAAGCTTGAACCGAAACTTGGGAATATGGACATTAGGCCGTTATTGTATTTGAGTCGAGATAAGTCACTATCTTTAGCCGCTTATGATGAGCTCTCTCAGAAGGCCAGCGAAATCTTTACTGCGTTAACCGCAGTAGACAAAGATATACTTAATGAACTAGTGGAGAGGATTAAAGATATTGGAGAAAGTGAAGCTGAGAAATTATTAACGAGACTAGGACGGAGAGGTAGTGGAAACCAGTGGGATAAGAAAAATCTTATTGCCATATTGCATATTACCGAGGCTTACCCAAATTTAGGATGTAGGCTAGTCAATATATTAGATACAATTCCGCCACAAGCTCGGAAAGCGTCTTTCATTCCACTCCTTCGAAACAAAACCTGGGCATCAGAAATGCTAACTAAATGGCAAAAAGATTCGGATACGCCTCAACCCGTAAAGACTGCTATTGCGCCGAAAGGAGGAAAATAA
- a CDS encoding helix-turn-helix domain-containing protein, whose amino-acid sequence MDYMTAKEAAEKWAITPRRVQVLCAQGKIPGAVRFGVTWAIPKDAAKPKDGRRKYVDNR is encoded by the coding sequence ATGGACTATATGACAGCGAAAGAAGCGGCGGAGAAATGGGCGATCACTCCACGCCGGGTGCAGGTGCTCTGCGCACAGGGCAAAATACCGGGTGCTGTTCGGTTTGGGGTTACTTGGGCAATACCTAAGGATGCGGCGAAGCCCAAAGATGGTCGGAGAAAGTATGTTGATAATCGTTGA
- a CDS encoding recombinase family protein, which yields MQTQTITPVQKRVDIIPANVLLTKSNARKRKLRVAAYCRVSTEQEEQQSSYAAQIAYYTDKISKNKDWELAGIFADEGITGTSAKKRTEFLKLMSLCEKGKIDMVLTKSVSRFSRNTLDAIGYIRKLKAKGIPIIFEKEGINTMEMASEMALCFLSGFAQAESESISRNVTWGKRQSFKSGKVPFQYSRILGYEKGEDGQPKIVPEEAEIVKRIFRNYYSGASVRKIKESLEADEILSPTGKQEWSVGVLQYMLRNERYIGDALLQKTYVVDCLTKETRKNNGEIPQYYVTGNHEPIISRDLFNLVQEEIVRRAGKRKVAKKAVKTEKGKYSSKYALTELLCCGDCGTQYRRVTWARNGKKKVVWRCINRLEYGTKYCKESPTIEESRLHQAIVTALNRLDEDKADVIETLKAGLRLAISSQEDDSFNEAAVQNRIAELQSVMMDLVELSSKSSAGADYFDTKFEEIAAEIKALQGQLGEHQEQTMLAQNTQARIHELLYTMEHIDLSVKEYRDDVVKGIITKVVVLSADRIRITFDNNMEMEQELPSE from the coding sequence ATGCAAACACAGACTATAACACCTGTACAAAAAAGGGTCGATATAATCCCCGCCAATGTTCTTTTAACCAAGTCCAATGCAAGAAAGAGAAAGCTGCGTGTGGCGGCCTACTGCCGGGTCAGCACCGAACAGGAAGAACAGCAGTCCAGCTATGCCGCGCAGATTGCTTATTATACTGATAAAATCAGCAAAAACAAGGATTGGGAGCTTGCCGGTATTTTTGCCGATGAGGGCATTACCGGAACCAGCGCCAAAAAGCGCACTGAGTTTCTCAAGCTCATGTCACTGTGTGAAAAAGGCAAGATCGACATGGTGCTGACCAAATCCGTCTCCCGGTTTTCCAGAAACACACTGGATGCCATCGGGTATATCCGAAAACTCAAGGCAAAAGGCATCCCCATCATCTTTGAAAAAGAGGGCATCAATACGATGGAGATGGCCAGCGAAATGGCGCTGTGCTTCCTCAGCGGCTTTGCGCAGGCTGAGAGTGAGTCCATCAGCCGCAACGTCACATGGGGCAAGCGCCAGAGCTTCAAAAGCGGAAAGGTTCCCTTTCAATACTCCCGTATTTTAGGCTATGAAAAAGGCGAGGACGGTCAGCCCAAAATTGTGCCGGAGGAAGCAGAAATCGTCAAGCGGATTTTCCGGAACTATTACTCCGGTGCCAGCGTTCGGAAAATAAAGGAATCGCTGGAGGCAGACGAAATTCTCTCCCCCACCGGCAAGCAGGAATGGTCAGTTGGCGTACTGCAGTATATGCTCCGGAATGAGCGTTACATCGGCGATGCCCTGCTGCAGAAAACCTATGTGGTGGACTGCTTAACCAAGGAAACTCGAAAAAACAACGGTGAAATCCCGCAATATTATGTCACCGGAAACCATGAGCCGATTATTTCAAGGGATTTATTCAACCTTGTGCAGGAGGAAATTGTCCGGAGAGCCGGGAAGCGCAAGGTGGCCAAGAAAGCTGTGAAAACCGAAAAAGGAAAATACAGCAGCAAATATGCGCTGACCGAGCTTCTCTGCTGCGGTGACTGCGGTACGCAGTATCGCCGGGTCACTTGGGCGAGAAACGGCAAGAAAAAGGTGGTCTGGCGCTGCATCAACCGCTTGGAATACGGTACTAAATACTGCAAGGAATCCCCTACCATTGAGGAAAGCCGGTTGCACCAAGCTATCGTTACCGCCCTGAACCGGCTGGATGAGGATAAGGCCGATGTTATCGAAACCCTCAAGGCAGGCCTGCGGCTTGCCATCAGTTCACAGGAGGATGACAGCTTTAATGAAGCGGCTGTCCAAAACCGTATCGCCGAACTGCAGAGCGTAATGATGGATTTAGTGGAACTCAGCTCCAAATCCAGTGCCGGTGCGGATTACTTCGATACCAAGTTTGAGGAAATCGCTGCGGAGATAAAGGCACTGCAAGGGCAGCTTGGAGAGCATCAAGAGCAGACCATGCTCGCTCAAAACACGCAAGCCCGAATTCATGAACTGCTTTACACAATGGAACATATTGACCTTAGCGTAAAGGAATATCGTGATGATGTGGTCAAAGGGATTATCACCAAGGTGGTGGTTTTATCCGCAGACCGAATCCGAATCACCTTTGATAACAATATGGAAATGGAACAGGAACTGCCGAGTGAATAG